The following are encoded together in the Montipora foliosa isolate CH-2021 chromosome 12, ASM3666993v2, whole genome shotgun sequence genome:
- the LOC137980287 gene encoding tubulin--tyrosine ligase-like protein 12: MASNSSDKATCISKEDFLSLHRPQLLSIGLPEQLWDRLYRKLSPIASCDTAEVFELRKFESPGRWSLHAKRALQKFSDVFLIQHIWSNDGGSAAKNSLEKSPELLSRMKEIMHLPENDAVEKHASSDEDYLDSSLVVSQITGADKEKAEGTLQSTGGDLIEALCQITDDSYETQKPSKSDRSKIMTLEEFKTGFLHAVGMEKAKLLSEEYVEKMYLRYKREKEEYPDSLSFGKGTTPNYSWFEEDEGAMAVFVSIPVKTKKRDVVSKLSTKRWSLGLKGCAPIIDGEFYGNVCPDESFWTFDSPGLLVMTLQKPENEESELWPVLIKGEKHLTEKEISDQTRDKSDQIEYDTLKVLENMWHYNQTYQIVSSEGNKQKPVWYIMDEFGSGIVHNMYPNMKCSPFAFAVTGVFYSVLWPLEDINVGDMCCRNFCPSLSQSETPVQREARLLAFRSSLPERCPESFVAELAKFPVLPRDVSVAITAKSLSPQTESINCRHSQGKKLNLKFFLEKSGTGKKPVLRDLGCTVVESSTEAEVVWLEKWSILGQRIPNNARVNRLGGEENLLHRHLLASHVRKMWGKVPWFPVTYDMSTDLAALCADHYCRGVSSYWILRAADPSRLSLRPVVTSDLRRVLRCSEMGHMVASYYCFQTAWCKKRHFRLQYAVTIKSLLPLELLVHNIPHVNLADKEMNPNAFLDEYSSSSVVSGFSEAKQNGVVNHGLTHQEFLADLNANFLAARPVTWEDIQTKILESIAKLFYAVCPSLTTFQNDRDLCAVYGVDILLKDSLEPLIIGVNPTPSFDSDNCFSDVLITAFGQNGECLGNVNVTQVSLREKCSGYLSA; encoded by the exons ATGGCGTCGAATTCTTCGGATAAGGCCACGTGCATTAGCAAGGAAGATTTCCTCTCTCTACATCGACCACAACTACTGTCGATCGGTTTACCTGAACAGTTATGGGATAGACTGTACAGAAAGCTATCACCAATCGCAAGCTGTGACACTGCTGAGGTTTTTGAGCTGCGCAAATTTGAATCTCCTGGTCGGTGGTCGCTTCACGCTAAACGAGCTTTGCAAAAATTTAGTGACGTGTTTCTCATTCAACATATCTGGTCGAACGACGGAGGATCGGCAGCAAAAAATAGCTTAGAGAAGTCACCAGAGTTGCTATCGAGAATGAAGGAAATCATGCATCTCCCCGAAAACGACGCTGTCGAAAAACATGCCTCAAGCGACGAAGACTATTTGGACAGCTCCCTTGTTGTTTCACAAATTACCGGAGCAGACAAGGAGAAAGCTGAAGGGACTCTTCAGTCCACGGGCGGTGATCTAATCGAGGCCTTATGTCAAATCACGGACGATTCTTATGAAACCCAAAAGCCGTCCAAATCAGATAGGTCAAAAATTATGACCCTCGAGGAATTCAAGACAGGCTTTCTACATGCGGTAGGGATGGAAAAAGCGAAATTGCTTTCCGAGGAATATGTCGAGAAAATGTACCTAAGGTATAAGCGAGAGAAAGAAGAATACCCAGATTCATTGAGCTTTGGAAAAGGAACGACGCCGAACTACAGTTGGTTTGAAGAAGATGAAGGAGCGATGGCCGTTTTCGTCTCGATTCCTGTTAAAACGAAAAAGCGAGACGTTGTGAGTAAACTGTCGACAAAGCGTTGGAGTTTGGGTTTGAAAGGATGCGCCCCCATCATCGATGGCGAATTCTACGGCAACGTTTGCCCTGATGAGTCTTTTTGGACGTTTGATTCGCCTGGTTTGTTGGTCATGACGCTCCAGAAACCAGAGAATGAAGAATCAGAGCTTTGGCCA GTTCTAATCAAGGGGGAGAAGCATTTGACGGAAAAGGAAATCTCAGATCAAACAAGAGACAAGAGTGACCAAATTGAGTATGATACACTCAAAGTGTTGGAGAACATGTGGCATTACAACCAAACTTATCAAATTGTCTCTTCAGAAGGAAATAAGCAGAAACCGGTTTGGTACATCATGGATGAATTCGGATCGGGGATTGTACACAATATGTATCCTAACATGAAGTGTTCGCCATTTGCTTTTGCAGTAACTGGAGTGTTTTACTCTGTCCTCTGGCCTCTTGAAGATATCAATGTGGGTGACATGTGTTGCAGAAACTTTTGTCCATCACTTAGTCAGTCTGAGACACCAGTTCAAAGAGAAGCTCGACTTTTAGCCTTTCGATCTTCGTTGCCTGAAAGGTGTCCAGAAAGCTTTGTTGCTGAGCTTGCCAAGTTTCCTGTTTTGCCTAGAGATGTTAGTGTAGCTATAACTGCAAAGTCGTTGTCACCACAAACTGAAAGTATCAACTGTAGGCATTCCCAAGGTAAAAAACTCAACCTGAAGTTTTTTCTTGAGAAGTCTGGCACTGGGAAGAAGCCAGTTTTAAGAGACTTGGGTTGTACAGTTGTAGAGTCGTCAACAGAAGCAGAGGTGGTTTGGCTGGAAAAGTGGAGTATTCTAGGGCAAAGAATACCAAACAATGCTAGAGTCAACAGGCTTGGAGGAGAGGAAAACCTACTGCATCGTCATTTGCTGGCCTCTCACGTTCGGAAGATGTGGGGCAAAGTACCTTGGTTTCCAGTGACTTACGACATGTCGACAGACTTGGCTGCTTTGTGTGCTGACCATTATTGCCGTGGAGTCTCCAGTTACTGGATTTTACGAGCAGCAGATCCTAGCAGGCTTAGTTTACGACCGGTGGTTACCAGTGATCTTCGCAGGGTGTTAAGGTGTTCAGAGATGGGTCATATGGTTGCTTCATACT aCTGTTTTCAAACAGCTTGGTGCAAGAAGAGGCACTTTCGTCTACAGTATGCTGTCACCATCAAGTCTCTATTGCCGTTAGAGCTTTTGGTTCATAACATCCCACATGTGAATCTAGCAGATAAAGAGATGAACCCAAATGCTTTCTTAGATGAGTACAGTTCTTCATCTGTGGTATCTGGCTTCTCTGAAGCAAAGCAAAATGGAGTAGTGAATCACGGATTGACACACCAAGAATTCTTGGCAGACCTCAATGCCAATTTTCTTGCGGCAAGACCGGTGACATGGGAAGACATTCAAACAAAGATCCTTGAGAGCATTGCCAAATTGTTCTATGCAGTTTGTCCGAGTCTTACTACTTTTCAAAATGACAGGGATCTTTGTGCTGTGTACGGAGTTGACATTTTGCTGAAAGACTCA